Proteins encoded in a region of the Rhodococcus sp. SBT000017 genome:
- a CDS encoding urease subunit alpha, producing MARMSRSRYAQLFGPTTGDRIRLADTDLLIEVTEDRSGGPGNAGEEAVFGGGKVIRESMGQSRATRADGAPDTVITGVVVVDYWGIIKADLGIRDGRIVALGKAGNPDTMTGVHPDLVIGPSTEIIAGNGKIVTAGGIDCHVHLICPQIKEEALGGGITTVIAGGTGPAEGSKATTVTPGAWHLSRMLESLDDWPMNIVLLGKGNTVNPDSMWEQLRAGASGFKLHEDWGSTPAAIDACLRVCEDAGVQAALHSDTLNEAGFVETTLDAIKGRGIHAYHTEGAGGGHAPDIITVAAQPHVLPSSTNPTRPHTVNTLDEHLDMLMVCHHLSPSIPEDLAFAESRIRPSTIAAEDLLHDMGAISMIGSDAQAMGRIGEVVLRTWQTAHVMKSRRGFLAGDNGADNNRVMRYVAKYTICPAVAHGLDDEIGSIEPGKLADLVLWDPAFFGVRPHMVIKGGMIAWAAMGDANASIPTPQPELPRPMFGASPKAAAATSLHFVAPQAIEDGLAGRLNCDRRLVPVKNVRGVRKSDMALNDALPDIRVDPDTFTVRIDGDVWTEQPATELPMAQRYFLF from the coding sequence ATGGCGCGCATGAGTCGCAGTCGATACGCCCAGTTGTTCGGCCCCACCACAGGTGATCGAATCCGCTTGGCAGACACCGATCTTCTGATCGAGGTCACCGAGGACCGCAGTGGTGGCCCGGGCAACGCCGGTGAGGAGGCGGTGTTCGGCGGCGGCAAGGTGATCCGTGAATCGATGGGGCAGTCCCGAGCCACCCGCGCCGACGGTGCTCCCGACACGGTGATCACCGGGGTCGTCGTCGTCGACTACTGGGGAATCATCAAGGCCGATCTCGGTATTCGCGACGGACGCATCGTGGCACTGGGCAAGGCAGGCAATCCCGACACCATGACCGGGGTGCATCCCGATCTCGTCATCGGACCGTCCACCGAGATCATCGCGGGCAACGGGAAGATCGTCACGGCCGGCGGCATCGACTGTCACGTCCACCTGATCTGCCCACAGATCAAGGAGGAGGCTCTCGGCGGCGGCATCACCACCGTGATCGCAGGCGGTACCGGCCCCGCCGAAGGCAGCAAGGCCACCACCGTCACCCCGGGTGCATGGCACCTGTCCCGGATGCTCGAGTCGCTGGACGACTGGCCGATGAACATCGTGCTCCTCGGCAAGGGCAACACGGTCAATCCGGACTCGATGTGGGAGCAATTGCGCGCCGGCGCATCGGGATTCAAGCTGCACGAAGATTGGGGATCCACCCCTGCCGCGATCGACGCGTGCCTGCGAGTGTGCGAGGACGCAGGAGTTCAGGCAGCACTGCACTCGGACACCCTGAACGAGGCCGGATTCGTCGAGACCACCCTCGATGCGATCAAGGGTCGCGGAATCCATGCCTATCACACCGAGGGTGCGGGCGGCGGGCACGCACCCGACATCATCACCGTGGCGGCGCAGCCGCACGTCCTCCCCAGCTCGACCAACCCGACGCGTCCCCACACCGTCAACACCCTGGACGAACATCTGGACATGCTGATGGTGTGCCACCACCTCAGTCCATCGATTCCGGAGGATCTGGCCTTCGCCGAGAGCCGGATTCGGCCGTCGACCATCGCAGCCGAGGACCTGCTGCACGACATGGGTGCGATCTCGATGATCGGCAGCGACGCTCAGGCAATGGGCCGGATAGGTGAGGTGGTTCTGCGCACGTGGCAGACGGCACACGTGATGAAGTCTCGTCGCGGCTTCCTGGCCGGCGACAACGGAGCCGACAACAATCGAGTGATGCGCTACGTCGCGAAGTACACCATCTGCCCGGCCGTCGCCCACGGCCTCGACGACGAGATCGGATCGATCGAGCCGGGCAAACTCGCCGACCTGGTGTTGTGGGATCCGGCATTCTTCGGTGTCCGTCCCCACATGGTCATCAAGGGCGGCATGATCGCATGGGCTGCCATGGGCGACGCGAACGCGTCCATCCCGACCCCGCAACCCGAACTACCTCGGCCGATGTTCGGTGCGTCGCCCAAGGCGGCGGCCGCGACGTCACTGCATTTCGTTGCCCCGCAGGCGATCGAGGACGGACTGGCCGGGCGTCTGAACTGCGATCGCCGGTTGGTTCCGGTCAAGAACGTGCGCGGTGTCAGGAAGTCGGACATGGCACTCAACGACGCTCTGCCCGATATTCGAGTCGATCCCGACACCTTCACCGTCCGTATCGACGGTGACGTGTGGACGGAGCAGCCGGCAACCGAACTGCCGATGGCGCAGCGATACTTCCTCTTCTGA
- a CDS encoding urease accessory protein UreF, whose translation MPDARLQVTTLLSLADSRLPTGGHVHSGGVEEAIASGFVRDITTLEAFLRRRIRTSGATTASIAASLVHGSSSTSEADAESDARTPSPAARSASRAQGRGLLRLAKSAWPHHDWTSIGRRPHLAVAAGHVGLAAGLSVADTAAVQVYITMTGSAIAAQRLLALDPAEVAACTIRLGDFCDDVTAAVCECLPELMELSDPLLDMFAEAHAVRDRPLFVS comes from the coding sequence ATGCCCGATGCCCGACTGCAGGTGACGACGCTTCTCTCGCTTGCCGATTCGCGCCTGCCCACCGGCGGACACGTGCACTCCGGCGGAGTGGAGGAAGCGATCGCCTCGGGCTTCGTTCGAGACATCACGACGCTCGAGGCGTTTCTGCGACGCCGTATCCGAACATCCGGGGCCACGACGGCATCCATTGCCGCATCGCTGGTGCACGGGTCGTCGAGCACCAGCGAGGCCGATGCCGAATCCGACGCACGAACCCCATCCCCGGCTGCCAGGTCTGCCTCGCGTGCTCAGGGCCGTGGACTGCTCAGGTTGGCCAAGTCCGCCTGGCCGCATCATGATTGGACGTCGATCGGGCGGAGGCCGCACCTGGCCGTTGCCGCTGGGCACGTCGGGCTCGCGGCGGGCCTGTCGGTTGCCGACACGGCCGCAGTGCAGGTGTACATCACCATGACCGGGTCGGCGATCGCCGCGCAGCGTCTGCTCGCGCTCGATCCGGCCGAGGTCGCGGCGTGCACCATCCGGTTGGGCGATTTCTGCGACGACGTGACCGCTGCGGTGTGCGAGTGCCTGCCCGAGCTGATGGAGTTGTCGGATCCGTTGCTGGACATGTTCGCCGAAGCCCACGCCGTCCGTGATCGGCCGTTGTTCGTATCCTGA
- the ureG gene encoding urease accessory protein UreG, with translation MPPHLIDGEPHDHGLDRPKRARVAGDALRVGIGGPVGSGKTALVAALCRELRDELSLAVLTNDIYTTEDADFLRRHAVLPDERITAVQTGGCPHTAIRDDITANLDAIDDLIENNPPLDLILVESGGDNLTATFSSGLIDVQIFVVDVAGGDKVPRKGGPGVTFSDLLVVNKTDLAPYVGADLGVMERDAAQVREGRPTALISLTDDPSATTVLEWVREQLKVIADADAHAHTH, from the coding sequence ATGCCCCCGCACCTGATCGACGGTGAGCCCCACGACCACGGTTTGGATCGGCCCAAGCGCGCACGGGTGGCAGGCGACGCGCTGCGCGTCGGGATCGGTGGACCCGTCGGTTCCGGAAAGACGGCGTTGGTGGCTGCGCTGTGTCGCGAACTGCGCGACGAGCTTTCGCTCGCCGTGCTCACCAACGACATCTACACCACCGAGGATGCGGACTTCCTGCGTCGGCACGCAGTGTTGCCCGACGAGCGCATCACGGCGGTGCAGACCGGTGGCTGCCCGCACACGGCAATTCGGGACGACATCACCGCCAACCTCGACGCCATCGACGATCTGATCGAGAACAACCCGCCCCTGGACCTGATTCTCGTGGAGTCCGGTGGCGACAACCTCACTGCGACCTTCTCGTCCGGTCTGATCGACGTACAGATCTTCGTCGTCGATGTCGCCGGGGGAGACAAGGTGCCGCGCAAGGGTGGTCCCGGTGTGACGTTCTCCGATCTGTTGGTCGTCAACAAGACGGATCTCGCTCCGTACGTCGGAGCCGACCTCGGTGTCATGGAGCGGGACGCGGCCCAGGTGCGTGAGGGGCGACCGACTGCGTTGATCTCCCTCACCGACGATCCGTCGGCGACCACGGTGCTCGAGTGGGTGCGGGAGCAGCTGAAGGTGATCGCCGACGCCGACGCGCATGCCCACACACACTGA
- a CDS encoding urease accessory protein UreD, whose translation MHTELCIDASRSRSPRITSVGGLAGRQTGPDTVHLIGTAATPLGGDTIVVRISVAAGAHLEVRSVAASLAMPGGLHRHSSAQWHFEVGAGASLVFDPEPMVVVSDASHSVVNTVVLEQDSTLRLRERTQIGRFEEASGHWSSAMRCDVGGSPLLRHRVELGAGSIAHDALSAPLSMSSTLRYPDTRASEVDLADGTVRLALAGGGSLSTSVGRRLQHAELDV comes from the coding sequence ATGCACACAGAGCTCTGCATCGACGCGAGCCGCAGCCGGAGCCCGCGCATCACCTCGGTGGGCGGACTCGCCGGCCGCCAGACGGGACCGGACACAGTCCACCTGATCGGTACCGCCGCAACTCCTCTCGGCGGTGACACCATCGTGGTCAGAATATCGGTGGCGGCCGGGGCGCACCTGGAGGTGCGCAGTGTCGCGGCCTCGTTGGCGATGCCCGGTGGGCTGCACCGTCACTCGTCCGCGCAGTGGCACTTCGAGGTCGGTGCAGGCGCGTCGCTGGTCTTCGATCCCGAACCGATGGTCGTCGTCTCCGACGCCTCGCATTCGGTAGTCAACACCGTTGTGCTGGAACAGGATTCGACCCTGCGACTGCGTGAACGTACGCAGATCGGCCGCTTCGAGGAAGCGTCGGGACACTGGAGCAGTGCGATGCGATGCGATGTCGGAGGTAGCCCGTTGCTACGCCATCGAGTGGAACTGGGCGCGGGATCGATTGCGCACGATGCGTTGTCGGCACCGCTGTCGATGTCGAGCACGCTGCGATATCCCGATACACGGGCGTCCGAGGTCGACTTGGCCGACGGGACCGTCCGGCTGGCGCTGGCCGGAGGCGGTTCGCTGAGTACCTCTGTGGGTCGTCGCCTTCAGCACGCCGAACTGGATGTGTGA
- a CDS encoding NAD(P)/FAD-dependent oxidoreductase, whose amino-acid sequence MSIQPLESKRHRVVVIGSGFGGLFGVKALKKADVDITLVAKTTHHLFQPLLYQVATGILSVGEIAPTTRVILRKQKNAEVLLGDVLNIDLEAKTVTSKLLERITVTPFDSLIVAAGAQQSYFGNDHFAEFAPGMKTIDDALELRGRILGAFEQAELSDDQEEKDRLMTFVVVGAGPTGVELAGQIAELADRTLDGAFRNIDPRDARVILLDAAPAVLPPMGEKLGRKAAERLEKLGVEIQLNAMVTDVDNDGLTVKEKDGTTRRIEAQCKVWSAGVQGSPLGKQLADQSGSETDRAGRVLVEPDLTVKGHPNVFVVGDLMSVKDVPGMAQGAIQGATYAAKLIKASVKGEDDPAQRAPFKYFDKGSMATVSRFNAVAKVGKLEFGGFIAWLMWLALHLYYLVGYRSRITTVISWFVTFLGRGRAQMASTEQQVFARLAIEQLNSLERTGAVEAAAADSEQEREKAAG is encoded by the coding sequence ATGAGCATCCAACCGCTCGAATCGAAGCGTCACCGCGTCGTCGTCATCGGTTCCGGGTTCGGAGGTCTGTTCGGCGTCAAGGCGCTCAAGAAAGCCGACGTCGACATCACCCTCGTCGCGAAGACGACACACCACCTTTTCCAGCCTCTCCTCTATCAGGTCGCGACAGGCATTCTGTCGGTCGGCGAGATCGCTCCCACCACCCGCGTCATTCTGCGCAAGCAGAAGAACGCCGAGGTGCTGCTCGGAGACGTGCTGAACATCGATCTCGAGGCCAAGACGGTGACGTCCAAGCTCCTCGAACGCATCACCGTCACTCCGTTCGACAGCCTGATCGTCGCAGCAGGCGCTCAGCAGTCGTACTTCGGCAACGATCACTTCGCCGAGTTCGCGCCCGGCATGAAGACCATCGACGATGCACTCGAACTGCGTGGCCGCATCCTCGGTGCGTTCGAGCAGGCCGAACTCTCCGACGATCAGGAGGAGAAGGACCGCCTCATGACCTTCGTGGTCGTCGGCGCGGGTCCCACCGGCGTCGAGCTCGCCGGGCAGATCGCCGAGCTCGCCGATCGCACCCTCGACGGAGCCTTCCGCAACATCGATCCGCGTGACGCCCGCGTCATCCTGCTCGACGCCGCGCCCGCTGTACTGCCGCCGATGGGCGAGAAGCTCGGACGCAAGGCTGCCGAACGGCTCGAGAAGCTCGGCGTCGAAATTCAGCTGAACGCGATGGTCACCGATGTCGACAACGACGGACTGACGGTCAAGGAGAAGGACGGCACGACGCGTCGCATCGAGGCGCAGTGCAAGGTCTGGTCCGCAGGCGTGCAGGGCAGCCCCCTCGGCAAGCAGCTCGCCGACCAGTCCGGATCGGAAACCGATCGCGCCGGACGAGTGCTGGTCGAACCGGACCTCACCGTCAAGGGCCACCCGAACGTGTTCGTGGTCGGCGACCTGATGTCGGTCAAGGACGTCCCCGGCATGGCACAGGGTGCCATCCAGGGAGCGACTTACGCCGCCAAGCTGATCAAGGCGTCGGTGAAGGGCGAGGACGATCCCGCTCAGCGTGCGCCGTTCAAGTACTTCGACAAGGGCTCGATGGCAACGGTGTCGCGATTCAACGCCGTCGCCAAGGTCGGTAAACTCGAATTCGGCGGATTCATCGCCTGGCTCATGTGGCTCGCGCTCCACCTGTACTACCTCGTGGGCTACCGCAGCCGCATCACGACCGTCATCTCGTGGTTCGTGACGTTCCTCGGCCGAGGTCGGGCTCAGATGGCGTCGACCGAGCAGCAGGTGTTCGCGCGACTGGCCATCGAGCAACTCAACTCACTCGAACGTACGGGTGCCGTCGAGGCTGCCGCCGCTGATTCGGAGCAGGAACGAGAAAAGGCAGCTGGCTGA
- a CDS encoding HugZ family protein, with translation MALDHGDPGDAPSVPPPLAPVVDDRRPSAAEEARTIAASTNTATLASLTADGDPWASFVTYGLLDGAPVLCVSRMAEHGRNLAGDQRMSLSIVAPQSQTDPLASGRITLAGVVERPEGDELAAARAAHLDGVPAAKYYLDYSDFTLWIMRVHRVRWVGGYGRMDSATAEAYSRAAPDPVSPTSAYAIEHLNADHSSSLTAMARELGGFPDATSAECTAADRYGLDLKVLTPRGIAYTRVGYATPIDSATELRAATVELAKRAAAGR, from the coding sequence ATGGCACTCGATCACGGCGACCCCGGTGACGCCCCGTCCGTTCCCCCTCCCCTGGCCCCGGTCGTCGACGACCGTCGTCCCTCCGCAGCCGAGGAAGCGCGCACGATCGCAGCGTCCACCAACACCGCGACTCTTGCGAGCCTGACCGCGGACGGCGATCCCTGGGCTTCGTTCGTCACGTACGGATTGCTCGACGGCGCTCCGGTTCTGTGTGTCTCGCGCATGGCCGAGCACGGACGGAACCTCGCAGGCGATCAACGGATGAGCCTGTCGATCGTGGCGCCGCAATCGCAGACCGATCCACTGGCGTCGGGCCGAATCACGCTGGCAGGCGTGGTCGAGCGGCCCGAGGGGGACGAGTTGGCCGCAGCACGCGCGGCGCATCTCGACGGCGTACCAGCGGCGAAGTACTACCTGGACTACAGCGACTTCACGCTCTGGATCATGCGGGTGCATCGCGTCCGGTGGGTCGGCGGATACGGCCGGATGGATTCGGCAACCGCCGAAGCGTATTCCCGGGCCGCGCCCGATCCGGTGTCGCCGACCTCCGCGTACGCGATCGAGCACCTCAACGCCGACCACTCGTCGTCGCTGACTGCCATGGCCCGCGAGCTGGGCGGTTTTCCCGATGCCACGTCCGCCGAGTGCACGGCCGCCGACCGCTACGGACTGGATCTGAAGGTGCTCACACCGCGCGGAATCGCGTACACCAGGGTCGGCTATGCAACTCCGATCGACTCGGCTACCGAACTGCGGGCCGCGACCGTGGAACTGGCGAAGCGCGCAGCGGCCGGCCGGTAG